Proteins from a genomic interval of Zingiber officinale cultivar Zhangliang chromosome 2A, Zo_v1.1, whole genome shotgun sequence:
- the LOC122043597 gene encoding calcium-dependent protein kinase 16-like translates to MATVLSRDARAVGGIEEKYVLDRELCRREFGVTYLCLDHFTEELLACKSISKRKLRTTVDVEDVPREVAIMRHLPRNSNIVNLWEACEDDGVVHLVMELCEGRELFDRIVVRGYYLERAAAVVMKTIVEDVFMICEFLPQFLMLELAATWAEKGGCLLLLLPSEMDCEALHNGH, encoded by the coding sequence ATGGCGACGGTTCTTAGTAGAGACGCCAGGGCGGTGGGCGGGATCGAGGAGAAGTACGTGCTAGATCGGGAGCTCTGTCGCAGGGAGTTTGGAGTCACCTACCTCTGCCTGGACCACTTCACCGAGGAACTGCTCGCCTGCAAGTCGATCTCGAAGAGGAAGCTGCGGACGACGGTTGACGTGGAGGACGTGCCGCGGGAGGTCGCGATAATGCGGCACCTGCCGAGGAACTCCAACATCGTGAACCTGTGGGAGGCGTGCGAGGACGACGGAGTCGTGCATTTGGTCATGGAGCTGTGCGAGGGCAGGGAGCTCTTTGACCGTATTGTGGTGAGGGGCTACTACTTAGAGCGCGCGGCAGCTGTGGTCATGAAGACCATTGTTGAGGATGTCTTCATGATCTGTGAGTTCCTTCCTCAGTTCCTTATGTTGGAATTGGCAGCAACTTGGGCGGAGAAGGGAGGATGTCTTCTCCTGCTCCTCCCTTCTGAGATGGACTGCGAAGCCCTGCATAATGGACATTGA